The Acidobacteriota bacterium genome has a segment encoding these proteins:
- a CDS encoding DUF3014 domain-containing protein, giving the protein MDPLEDVRIDSGLESPDGPVLPPPQGRSRSTVGLIACALLVVVLVTVYLWFRKPASDRPVATTQPAAQPAAEVRAPLGPPVDAIDLPPVFLTDPLVRDLIGRLSSRPEVMAWLATDGLIRGLVACIDNVASGQSPARHLARLSLRTPFRAMRNGGAFVIDPGSYLRYTRIADAVASLDPAGLASVYSKIKPRMVDAFRELGHPEGDIDGATERAITVLLQAPVIEGEIALVEKVLSYDFQRAELQQLEPAQKHLLRMGPRNERVIQDQLRAIARELGIPDKRLPARPQPTVPQ; this is encoded by the coding sequence ATGGATCCGCTGGAGGACGTCCGCATCGATTCCGGACTCGAGTCGCCGGACGGCCCGGTCCTTCCACCTCCGCAGGGTCGTTCGCGATCCACGGTCGGCCTGATCGCGTGCGCGTTGCTCGTTGTCGTACTGGTCACGGTGTACCTCTGGTTCCGCAAGCCAGCGTCAGACCGGCCGGTGGCAACGACTCAGCCGGCGGCGCAGCCCGCTGCGGAGGTTCGAGCGCCGCTCGGCCCGCCGGTCGATGCCATCGATCTGCCGCCCGTGTTTCTCACCGATCCGCTGGTTCGCGATCTGATCGGTCGCTTGTCTTCCCGTCCGGAAGTGATGGCGTGGCTGGCCACCGACGGCCTCATTCGTGGTCTGGTGGCCTGCATCGACAATGTCGCATCGGGACAGTCACCGGCCAGGCACCTGGCGCGCCTGTCTCTGCGAACGCCGTTTCGTGCGATGCGGAACGGGGGAGCGTTCGTCATCGATCCGGGCTCCTATCTGCGCTACACGAGGATTGCCGACGCGGTGGCATCTCTCGACCCGGCTGGACTCGCCAGCGTCTACTCGAAGATCAAGCCGAGGATGGTTGACGCCTTCCGAGAGCTGGGGCACCCCGAAGGCGACATCGACGGCGCGACGGAGCGTGCCATCACCGTCCTGCTGCAGGCGCCCGTCATCGAGGGCGAGATCGCGCTGGTCGAGAAGGTCCTCTCTTACGACTTCCAGAGAGCTGAACTTCAGCAGCTCGAGCCCGCCCAGAAGCACCTGCTCAGAATGGGACCTCGCAACGAGCGGGTCATCCAGGACCAGCTGAGAGCGATCGCCCGTGAACTGGGCATCCCGGATAAGCGGCTGCCCGCCAGGCCACAACCTACCGTCCCACAGTGA
- a CDS encoding TonB-dependent receptor encodes MKKTHSIFLISAVQLASAYAVVVAQSQGALPQTAPAPACTISGTVAAGQAKLPGVAITVVPKDGGSPLLTSTGLDGSFRVHPAGPGEYDVLAELSAFANAAKTVSVGPDCQAKVELTTTLSSRAPAAATSATPATPTAVAAPPRVTVQQRPQAGGQQFQRVAPVAGAQPGQRGQAGQRDQAAAADVAAIGASEDAQAVAQHLSLPAGFTAESVAESVTTFGSTTQMNDAFLFGGRGEGGRGGEGGFGGVGGLAGEGQPGQGSLPGMGQVGGGFAAGAFGLGGGGAGGRGGGEGGGGRGGGGRAGIGNLRNNRPSGQVSYTLGGSMLNAQPYALNGQATQQPSFMNQRYSLAIGGPAKIPGLFDLGTRSSVFVNYSGNHGSNLFDSYSVVPSLEFRAGNFGALSTSVIDPLTGLAFPANRIPADRISPAAAALLHYFPDPNQEGSTQNYHGAGTTISNGDDINFRFTRTFGTPPPRGRGGRGGAAGGGGGRGGRGGGMLGMMNNVVNLNVGVHFSRSDSSQLTGFPSLQGKSHRSGWDVPVNLSFGKWGLLNTLSLTFNRSKSATTNQFGGVTDVAGGAGIAGVSTDPFDWGVPTLSFSSLSSLRDVNPSQSLNQNIAVTGSMMKMKGRHTMRWGGDFRSLLSENRSSGNARGSFIFTGLYSGGGTIKSTAFDFADFLLGMPQQAALQYGPGLESFHARSFSAYFQDDWRLRGNITLNLGLRYEYQSPYTEASNRLVTLDVPPDFSAATSVQAGQTGPFTGAFPLTIIHPDRNNVAPRLGVAWRANQKTTVRGGYSINYASVPYMSIVQKLAGQPPFAVTNTVIGAATAPLSLATVFATPPPATTTTNTFGVDPNYRIGYVQIWNVDVQRELNRTLSAGVTYTGTKGASLDLLRAPNRGPSGLRIPNVQAFTWESSGSTSIMNALSLRLRKRQSMGLSGGVTYTLSKSMDDASSIGGGGGVVAQNDQDLAAEWSRSSFDQRHRVSADFAWELPFGASRKWLKRDGVLNAIVGDWILNATMSYATGSPFTARVIGASSDISRGTNGTLRADYNGAAIDLSNPTMAMFFNTAAFSIPAAGTFGNSARNLITGPSTTTLNMSLSKSMRYLGNRSISLRIQANNVLNMPQWGSIDTVVNSPTFGRVVSIRSMRSVQIIARVSF; translated from the coding sequence GTGAAAAAGACTCATTCCATCTTCCTGATTTCGGCGGTGCAACTGGCCAGCGCGTATGCCGTCGTGGTGGCGCAAAGCCAGGGGGCCCTGCCCCAGACGGCTCCGGCTCCCGCGTGCACGATCAGCGGGACCGTCGCCGCCGGCCAGGCGAAGCTGCCTGGCGTGGCCATCACAGTCGTGCCCAAAGATGGCGGCAGCCCTCTTTTGACGTCGACTGGCCTTGACGGATCATTCCGGGTTCACCCGGCCGGCCCCGGGGAATACGACGTACTCGCCGAGTTGAGCGCGTTTGCCAACGCCGCGAAGACGGTCTCTGTCGGTCCGGATTGCCAGGCAAAGGTCGAGTTGACGACGACATTGAGTTCGCGGGCGCCTGCCGCGGCCACGTCAGCGACACCGGCAACTCCCACTGCGGTCGCCGCACCGCCGCGAGTCACGGTGCAGCAGCGACCCCAGGCCGGCGGTCAGCAATTTCAGCGCGTGGCACCGGTCGCCGGGGCGCAACCGGGCCAGCGCGGCCAGGCGGGCCAGCGCGACCAGGCCGCGGCGGCCGATGTCGCTGCGATTGGTGCCTCTGAGGACGCGCAGGCGGTGGCGCAGCACTTGAGTCTGCCGGCGGGATTCACGGCGGAATCGGTCGCCGAATCAGTGACAACATTCGGATCGACCACACAGATGAACGACGCGTTCCTCTTCGGTGGTCGGGGTGAGGGCGGCCGGGGCGGCGAAGGTGGATTCGGCGGCGTGGGCGGCCTGGCAGGAGAAGGCCAGCCGGGCCAGGGCAGCCTGCCAGGCATGGGTCAGGTGGGCGGTGGATTTGCGGCCGGAGCGTTCGGGCTTGGCGGGGGCGGGGCTGGTGGTCGGGGCGGTGGTGAAGGCGGAGGCGGCCGGGGCGGCGGCGGCAGGGCCGGAATCGGCAACCTCAGGAACAACCGGCCGAGCGGCCAGGTGTCCTACACGCTGGGCGGATCGATGCTCAACGCGCAACCCTACGCGCTCAATGGTCAGGCGACGCAGCAGCCCAGCTTCATGAATCAGCGCTACAGTCTCGCCATCGGGGGACCGGCGAAGATCCCCGGGCTCTTTGATCTCGGAACGCGCTCGTCGGTCTTCGTCAACTACTCAGGCAACCACGGGTCCAATCTGTTCGATTCGTACTCGGTGGTACCGAGTCTTGAGTTCCGAGCCGGCAACTTTGGCGCGCTGTCAACATCTGTGATCGATCCCCTCACGGGGCTCGCGTTTCCGGCCAACCGGATTCCCGCCGACAGGATCAGTCCCGCCGCGGCGGCTCTGCTCCATTACTTCCCGGATCCGAATCAGGAAGGCAGCACGCAGAACTATCACGGGGCGGGCACGACCATCAGCAACGGCGACGACATCAACTTCCGATTCACGCGGACCTTCGGCACTCCCCCTCCCCGGGGCCGCGGCGGGCGTGGCGGCGCGGCGGGCGGAGGCGGCGGGCGTGGCGGCCGGGGCGGTGGAATGCTCGGAATGATGAACAACGTCGTCAATCTGAATGTCGGCGTGCACTTCAGCCGGTCCGACAGTTCGCAATTGACGGGATTCCCGAGTCTGCAGGGCAAGAGTCACCGATCGGGCTGGGATGTGCCGGTCAATCTGTCGTTCGGCAAGTGGGGTCTGCTGAACACGCTCTCGCTGACGTTCAACCGCAGCAAGTCGGCGACCACCAATCAATTCGGCGGCGTCACCGATGTCGCGGGCGGGGCGGGGATCGCAGGCGTATCGACTGATCCGTTCGACTGGGGCGTGCCGACGCTGTCGTTCTCGAGCCTCTCATCATTGCGCGACGTCAATCCCTCGCAAAGCCTCAATCAGAACATCGCCGTCACCGGCTCGATGATGAAGATGAAGGGCAGGCACACGATGCGGTGGGGCGGCGACTTCCGGAGCCTGCTGTCGGAGAATCGCAGCAGCGGCAACGCGCGCGGCAGCTTTATCTTTACGGGTCTGTACTCGGGCGGAGGTACGATCAAGTCGACGGCCTTCGATTTTGCCGACTTCCTGTTGGGCATGCCCCAACAGGCCGCGCTGCAATACGGCCCTGGGCTTGAAAGCTTCCACGCGCGCTCGTTCTCGGCCTACTTTCAGGACGACTGGCGGCTGAGGGGCAATATCACGCTGAATCTCGGCCTGCGGTACGAGTATCAATCTCCGTACACGGAGGCGAGCAACCGCCTCGTCACACTTGACGTCCCCCCGGACTTCTCGGCGGCAACCTCGGTGCAGGCCGGTCAGACGGGGCCCTTTACCGGCGCCTTCCCGCTCACGATTATCCATCCCGACCGGAACAACGTCGCGCCGCGCCTTGGCGTCGCCTGGCGCGCCAACCAGAAGACGACGGTGCGCGGCGGGTACAGCATCAACTACGCGTCGGTGCCCTACATGTCGATCGTGCAGAAACTGGCGGGCCAGCCGCCGTTCGCCGTGACAAACACCGTCATCGGGGCGGCAACTGCGCCGCTGTCGTTAGCAACGGTCTTCGCCACGCCGCCGCCGGCGACCACGACCACCAATACATTCGGCGTCGATCCCAACTACCGCATCGGGTACGTGCAAATCTGGAACGTGGACGTGCAACGCGAGCTCAATCGGACGTTGTCGGCCGGTGTGACCTACACCGGCACGAAGGGTGCGTCGCTGGATCTGCTCCGTGCGCCGAACCGGGGGCCGAGCGGCCTGCGCATCCCGAACGTGCAGGCGTTCACCTGGGAGTCGTCCGGCAGCACGTCGATCATGAACGCGCTCTCGCTGAGGCTGCGCAAGCGCCAGTCGATGGGTCTTTCCGGGGGCGTCACGTATACGCTTTCGAAGTCGATGGATGATGCCTCGTCGATCGGGGGCGGTGGAGGCGTGGTGGCGCAGAATGACCAGGATCTGGCCGCCGAGTGGAGCCGATCGAGTTTCGATCAGCGCCATCGCGTGTCGGCCGACTTCGCCTGGGAACTCCCCTTCGGCGCAAGCCGCAAGTGGCTGAAGCGCGACGGCGTGCTCAACGCGATCGTCGGCGACTGGATTCTGAACGCGACGATGTCCTACGCCACGGGGAGTCCGTTCACGGCCAGGGTGATCGGCGCGTCCTCCGACATCAGCCGCGGCACCAATGGGACGCTGCGGGCCGACTACAACGGCGCGGCGATCGACCTGTCGAATCCCACGATGGCGATGTTCTTCAACACGGCGGCGTTCTCGATCCCGGCAGCGGGCACGTTTGGCAACTCGGCCCGGAATCTGATTACGGGCCCGTCCACCACGACGCTCAATATGTCGCTGTCGAAGAGCATGCGCTATCTGGGCAACCGGAGCATTTCGCTGCGCATCCAGGCGAACAACGTGCTGAACATGCCCCAGTGGGGCTCGATCGATACGGTGGTCAATTCACCAACCTTCGGCAGGGTCGTCTCGATACGATCCATGCGCAGCGTGCAGATCATTGCGCGCGTGAGCTTCTAA